The following coding sequences are from one Ovis canadensis isolate MfBH-ARS-UI-01 breed Bighorn chromosome 7, ARS-UI_OviCan_v2, whole genome shotgun sequence window:
- the TEP1 gene encoding telomerase protein component 1 isoform X1: protein MEKCHGCASTHMDILSLKNQCLATFLYPKMSEKPLGHVSTHSDILSLENRCLATLPDLKTLEKPPGHVSAHSDILSLENRCLATLPDLKTLEKPPGHVSAHSDILSLENRCLATLPDLKTLEKPPGHVSAHSDILSLENRCLATLTILKSTVSISPLVQNLHISPLAQADLCSLHSSNHLLSEPPASRAQCLSDGRGLLTCSRVSKTISAPERVQEAVLGQWSSSREKKPEEKEWTEAQMPFYSLSLGEEEEMEELALELTPGDSESHPEPTEQVLQEVKMVLMSFLCSSLVANVNTDDAADSTQAFLLKVCSEVARFEPEFILKASLYARQQLNVRDVANKVLAIAAFLPLCHPYLRRYFCAIVQLPSDWIQVARFYQLLCGEREDCLAPLPACLRAAMRDKFSQFDEYQLAKYNPRKHRAKRRPRRPPRPPKEHTFSETQTYLPRFIWPIRGEQRMFETTYSSVSEKKSEQRFTLKKLVQRLHIHEPAQLVQALLGCRYPSNLQAFSRSHLPGPWDSSRAGKRMKLARPETWERELSSRGNKATVWEELIDSGKLPFMAMLRNLCNLLRVGISARHHELVLQRLQHAKTVIHSRQFPFRFLNAHDSINDLEAQLEKKELPFPSNTQLIKQIIIKNTKYGKKHAYSWQFRQPSRRELRTAMMIPVIYEQLKRKKLKIHKARQWKCDREMLARYRQALETAVNLSVRHSLPPLPGRTLLVYLTDASADRILPKSNPQGPPLNYVLLLIAMMMVRTEQVELLLCGGGIVKTAVIKAEEGILKTAAELQAQVQKSDENCEQSLTTLGKHLLSLATQRVPVDRVIVFGQTTNEKLINAAKQLFWQHVNPKCLFVGVLLRASYLCTDLNPNDVTLSGCTDGILKFIAERGASRLLEHVGQMDKIFKIPPPPGKTGVQSLRPLEENMPSPLAAVSQLGWRSIRLFISSTFRDMHGERDLLLRSLLPALQARAAPYRISLHAIDLRWGITEEETRRNRQLEVCLGEVENSQLFVGILGSRYGYVPSNYSLPDHPHFRWAQQYPAGRSVTEMEVMQFLNRGLRLQPSAQPLLYFRDSSFLSSVPDAWKSDFISESEEAAHRISELKSYLSRQEGITCRRYRCEWGGVAAGRPYVGGLEEFGQLVLQDVWNMIQKLYLQPGAQPEQPVPIPDDDLVQATFQQLKKPSSPARPRLLQDTVRQLTQHQGRLSLVTGQSGQGKTAFLASLVSALQALDGATVAPLVFFHFSGARPDHSLALTLLRRLCAYLHSQLEEPSALPSTYRGLVWELQQRLLPKSAESLKTGQPLVLIVDGADRLVDQHGQLISDWIPKTLPRRVHLVLSVSSDSGLGETLEQSQGAHVVALGPLEPSARARLVREELALYGKRLEESPFNNQMRLLLVKRGSVLPLYLRLVTDHLRLFTLYEQVSERLRTLPATVPLLLQHVLGTLEQEHGPDVLSQALATLEATRSGLTVDQLHGVLSAWQILPRGTKTWEEAVAASNSGDPYPMGPFAYLIQSLRSLLGEGPLERPGARLCLQDGPLRTAARCRYGKRPEPEKTAHLLTAAQLWKTCDPDASGTFRRCPPEALADLPYHLLQSGNRGLLAKFLTSLHVVAAHLEQGLTSQLLEAHALYTSSVPGEEQKLPEADVAAFHTFLRQQAPILSQYPLLLHQQVANQPLDSPLCCQAPRLSQRQHLQCVLCWLNKPQTLRHQQRSSLSLAVSSSPTAVAFSPNGQRAAVGTANGTVYLLDLRTWQEERSMVSGGDGVSSCSFLSDDALFLTAFDGLLELWDLQHGCRVLQIQAHQYQITGCCLSPDRRLLATVCLGGSLKLWDVVRGQLASQHPCPKPLNCVAFHPEGQVIAVGSWDGSFSFFHVDGLRVIKELGAPGASVRTLAFGVPGRVVAVGRLDGMVELWAWQEGARLAAFPAHQGFVAAALFLRAGCQLLTAGEDGKVQVWSGSLGRPRGCLGSPHLSPALSVALSPDGDQVAVGYRADGIRIYRISSASQGAQGQALDVAVSALTWLSPKLLVSGAEDEALQGWLLQGGSLQSLWLLSRHRKPVLGLATSQELLAVASEDFTVRLWPRQLLMLPQKTEDFPHGTELRGHEGPVSCCSFSSEGCRLATGGRDRSLLCWDVRTPKAPVLICSFSACHRDWVTGCAWTKDSLLLSCSSDGSVALWDPESRQQLGHFLGHQHAVSAVVAVEEHVVSVGRDGTLKVWDHQGVEMTSIPAHSAPISHCVAALEPRAAGQPGSELLVVTVGLDGATRLWHPLLVFQTHTLLGHSGPVSAAAVSETSGLLLTTSEDGSLRLWQVPEEADDTYRPRSPAAITAVAWAPDGSAAVSGNQAGELTLWQEAKAVVTVQAPGCISALLWYSVNTLIVVSANEKVSEWHVELQKSSTPRNVSLCLTRVLQEDLGFLTSVGLAPDAHSLILAKADLQLLHMKPGEEPAVIWQSYSEDPMMLSTHQDYGVFVLQSMKLQVLPFSGRKESGEFEECLEFDLNLENPSNTLISVTQAKPGSESSFLCASSDGMLWNLARCTDEGEWITDNIWQKKAEMPATQTSETESHICTDTYSWSTVTELKTQQRRKIHSGPVTALHVLPELLVTASKDRDVKLWERPSMQLLGLFQCEGAVSCLEPWLGPDSTLRLAVGDTQGSVYFLSWE from the exons ATGGAGAAATGCCATGGGTGTGCATCTACCCACATGGACATCCTTTCCTTGAAGAACCAGTGCCTGGCCACATTTCTTTACCCAAAGATGTCGGAGAAACCGCTTGGGCATGTGTCTACTCACTCAGACATCCTCTCCTTGGAGAACCGGTGCCtggccacccttcctgacctgaAGACCTTGGAGAAACCACCTGGGCATGTGTCTGCCCACTCAGACATCCTCTCTTTGGAGAACCGGTGCCtggccacccttcctgacctgaAGACCTTGGAGAAACCACCTGGGCATGTGTCTGCCCACTCAGACATCCTCTCTTTGGAGAACCGGTGCCtggccacccttcctgacctgaAGACCTTGGAGAAACCACCCGGGCATGTGTCTGCTCACTCAGACATCCTCTCCTTGGAGAACCGGTGCCTGGCCACACTCACCATTTTAAAGAGCACTGTGTCTATCAGCCCCTTGGTCCAGAATCTCCACATATCTCCCTTGGCTCAAGCTGATCTGTGCAGCCTGCACAGCAGCAACCACCTGCTCTCTGAGCCTCCAGCCTCGAGGGCGCAGTGCCTCTCTGACGGACGAGGCCTTCTGACCTGCTCCAGGGTCTCGAAAACCATCTCTGCCCCAGAGAGAGTTCAGGAAGCAGTTCTG GGTCAGTGGTCATCTTCACGAGAGAAAAAGCCAGAAGAGAAGGAATGGACAGAGGCTCAAATGCCTTTTTATAGCCTAAGCttgggagaggaggaagagatggaGGAGCTGGCCCTGGAGCTCACCCCTGGGGACTCTGAATCTCATCCTGAGCCTACTGAACAAGTCCTTCAGGAAGTGAAG ATGGTTCTCATGAGTTTTCTATGTTCTTCGCTGGTGGCAAATGTAAACACAGATGACGCAGCGGACTCTACCCAGGCTTTCCTCCTCAAAGTCTGTAGCGAAGTTGCCCGCTTTGAGCCTGAATTTATCCTCAAG GCATCTCTGTACGCCAGGCAGCAGCTGAATGTCCGGGACGTGGCCAACAAAGTCTTGGCTATTGCTGCCTTCCTGCCACTCTGCCACCCCTACCTGCGACGGTACTTCTGTGCCATCGTCCAGTTGCCTTCCGATTGGATCCAGGTAGCCAGGTTCTACCAG CTCCTGTGTGGAGAACGGGAAGACTGTCTTgctcccctgcctgcctgcctgcgtGCTGCGATGAGGGACAAATTTTCCCAGTTTGATGAGTACCAGCTGGCTAAGTACAACCCTCGGAAGCACCGGGCCAAGCGGCGCCCCCGACGGCCACCCCGCCCTCCA AAGGAACATACATTTTCTGAGACACAGACCTATTTGCCAAGGTTCATTTGGCCTATTCGAGGTGAACAGAGGATG TTTGAGACAACCTACAGTTCCGTGTCAGAGAAAAAGAGTGAGCAAAGGTTCACCCTGAAGAAGCTGGTGCAGAGACTGCACATCCATGAGCCTGCACAGCTTGTCCAGGCCCTGCTGGGCTGCAG ATACCCCTCCAACCTACAGGCCTTTTCTCGAAGccacctcccagggccctgggATTCTAGCAGAGCCGGGAAGCGGATGAAGCTCGCTCGCCCGGAGACCTGGGAGCGGGAGCTGAGCTCACGGGGAAACAAGGCCACCGTCTGGGAGGAACTCATCG ACAGTGGGAAGCTTCCCTTCATGGCCATGCTTCGGAACCTGTGCAACCTGCTGCGGGTTGGAATCAGCGCCCGTCACCACGAGCTTGTGCTGCAGAGACTCCAGCATGCT AAGACGGTGATCCACAGTCGGCAGTTTCCATTCAGATTCCTTAATGCTCATGATTCCATCAATGACCTTGAGGCTCAACTCGAAAAGAAAG agttgccatttccttccaacaCACAACTGATAAAGCAGAtaataattaaaaacacaaaatatggCAAGAAGCATGCCTATTCCTGGCAGTTTCGCCAACCAAGCCGTCGGGAACTTCGGACAGCAATGATGATCCCTGTGATATATGAACAGCTCAAGCGGAAGAAGCTGAAAATACACAAGGCCAG ACAGTGGAAATGTGACCGTGAGATGCTGGCTCGGTATCGACAGGCCCTGGAGACAGCTGTGAACCTCTCCGTCAGACACAGCCTGCCCCCACTGCCAGGCCGTACCCTCCTGGTCTATCTGACAGATGCCAGTGCAGACAGAATCCTTCCCAAGAGCAACCCACAAGGG CCCCCTCTGAACTATGTGCTGCTGTTGATTGCGATGATGATGGTACGGACGGAGCAGGTGGAGCTTTTGCTGTGTGGAGGGGGCATTGTGAAGACTGCTGTGATTAAGGCAGAGGAAGGCATCCTGAAAACTGCCGCCGAACTCCAAGCTCAAGTTCAG AAGTCAGATGAAAACTGTGAACAGTCCCTGACTACTTTGGGGAAGCACTTGCTGTCTCTGGCTACCCAAAGGGTCCCT GTGGACAGGGTCATTGTCTTTGGCCAAACTACAAACGAGAAACTGATAAATGCAGCCAAACAGCTCTTCTGGCAGCATGTGAATCCCAAGTGCCTCTTTGTTGGTGTTCTCCTAAGGGCAAGTTACCT ATGTACCGATTTGAATCCCAATGACGTGACACTCTCAGGCTGTACTGATGGGATACTGAA GTTCATTGCAGAGCGTGGGGCCTCCCGGCTTCTAGAACATGTAGGCCAAATGGACAAAATATTCAAGATTCCACCACCCCCAGGGAAGACAGGGGTCCAGTCTCTCCGGCCACTGGAAGAGAATATGCCAAGCCCCTTGGCTGCCGTTTCCCAGCTTGG GTGGCGAAGCATCCGGCTTTTCATTTCCTCCACTTTCCGGGACATGCATGGGGAGCGGGACCTGCTGCTGAGGTCCCTGCTGCCAGCACTGCAGGCCCGAGCCGCCCCCTACCGCATCAGCCTTCATGCCATTGACCTGCGCTGGGGCATCACTGAGGAGGAGACCCGTCGGAACAG ACAGCTGGAAGTGTGCCTCGGGGAGGTGGAGAACTCGCAGCTGTTTGTGGGGATCCTGGGCTCCCGCTATGGCTATGTTCCCTCCAACTACAGCCTCCCTGACCATCCTCACTTCCGCTGG GCCCAGCAGTACCCTGCAGGTCGTTCTGTGACAGAGATGGAGGTGATGCAGTTCCTGAATCGGGGCCTCCGCCTGCAGCCTTCTGCCCAGCCTCTCCTCTACTTCCGGGATTCTAGCTTCCTCAG CTCTGTGCCAGATGCCTGGAAATCGGACTTCATTTCTGAGTCTGAAGAGGCTGCCCATCGGATCTCAGAACTGAAGAGCTATCTGAGCAGACAGGAAGGGATCACCTGTCGCAG ATACCGCTGTGAGTGGGGCGGTGTGGCAGCTGGCCGGCCCTATGTCGGGGGGCTGGAGGAGTTTGGGCAGCTGGTTCTGCAGGATGTGTGGAATATGATCCAGAAGCTTTACCTCCAG CCTGGAGCCCAGCCGGAGCAGCCAGTGCCCATCCCAGATGATGACTTGGTCCAGGCCACCTTTCAGCAGCTAAAGAAGCCGTCGAGTCCTGCCCGGCCACGCCTTCTTCAGGACACAGTGCGGCAGCTCACGCAGCACCAGGGGAGGCTGAGCCTGGTGACCGGGCAGTCGGGACAGGGCAAGACCGCCTTCCTG GCATCCCTTGTGTCAGCCCTGCAGGCTCTGGATGGGGCCACAGTGGCCCCCTTAGTCTTCTTCCACTTTTCAGGGGCCCGCCCTGACCACAGTCTTGCCCTCACCCTGCTCAGACGCCTCTGTGCCTATCTCCATAGCCAACTGGAGGAGCCAAGTGCCCTCCCCAGCACCTACCG GGGCCTGGTGTGGGAGCTGCAGCAGAGGCTACTGCCCAAGTCTGCTGAGTCCCTGAAAACTGGCCAGCCTCTGGTGCTGATCGTCGACGGGGCTGACAGACTGGTGGACCAGCATGGGCAGCTGATCTCGGATTGGATCCCAAAGACCCTTCCCCGG CGGGTGCACCTAGTGCTGAGCGTGTCCAGTGATTCTGGCCTGGGGGAGACCCTTGAGCAGAGTCAGGGTGCCCACGTGGTGGCCCTGGGGCCTCTGGAGCCATCTGCCCGGGCCCGGCTGGTGCGAGAAGAACTGGCCCTGTATGGGAAGCGGCTGGAGGAGTCACCGTTTAACAACCAG ATGCGGCTGCTGCTGGTGAAGCGGGGGTCTGTGCTGCCGCTGTACTTGCGCTTGGTCACCGATCACCTGAGGCTCTTCACGCTCTACGAGCAG GTTTCCGAGAGGCTCCGGACACTGCCAGCCACCGTCCCTCTGCTGCTGCAGCACGTCCTGGGCACCCTGGAGCAGGAGCATGGCCCCGACGTCCTTTCCCAAGCCTTGGCCACTCTTGAGGCCACACGCAGCG GTCTGACCGTGGACCAGTTGCATGGAGTGTTGAGTGCATGGCAGATCCTTCCCAGGGGCACCAAGACCTGGGAAGAAGCAGTGGCTGCTAGTAACAGCGGGGACCCCTACCCCATGGGCCCATTTGCCTACCTCATCCAGAGTCTGCGCAG CTTGCTAGGGGAGGGACCCCTGGAGCGCCCTGGAGCCCGGCTCTGCCTCCAGGATGGGCCCCTGAGAACGGCCGCCAGGTGTCGTTATGGGAAGAGGCCGGAGCCGGAGAAGACGGCGCACCTCCTCACTGCAG CTCAGCTCTGGAAGACGTGTGACCCTGATGCCTCAGGTACCTTCCGAAGGTGCCCTCCAGAAGCCCTGGCAGACCTGCCTTACCACCTG CTCCAGAGCGGGAACCGTGGCCTTCTTGCCAAGTTCCTCACCAGTCTGCATGTGGTGGCTGCACACCTGGAACAGGGTCTGACCTCTCAGCTCCTGGAGGCCCATGCCCTCTACA CTTCCTCAGTCCCTGGCGAGGAACAGAAGCTTCCTGAGGCTGATGTTGCTGCATTTCACACCTTCCTGAGGCAGCAGGCTCCCATCCTCAGCCAGTACCCGCTGCTCCTGCACCAGCAGGTAGCCAACCAGCCTCTGGACTCGCCTCTTTGCTGCCAGGCCCCCCGGCTCTCCCAGCGACAGCACCTCCAGTGTGTGCTGTGTTGGCTTAATAAACCTCAGACCCTGAGGCACCAGCAAAG ATCCAGCCTGTCCCTGGCAGTTTCCTCCTCCCCCACAGCCGTGGCCTTCTCCCCTAACGGGCAAAGAGCAGCCGTGGGCACTGCCAATGGGACAGTTTACCTTTTGGACCTGAGAACCTGGCAG GAGGAGAGGTCGATGGTGAGTGGCGGTGATGGGGTTTCCTCTTGTTCATTCCTCTCGGATGACGCCCTCTTTCTAACTGCCTTTGATGGGCTCCTGGAGCTCTGGGACCTGCAGCACGGTTGTCG GGTGCTCCAGATCCAAGCTCACCAGTACCAGATCACTGGCTGCTGCCTGAGCCCAGACCGCCGGCTGCTGGCCACCGTGTGCCTGGGCGGAAGCCTGAAG ctGTGGGATGTAGTCCGAGGGCAGCTGGCCTCCCAGCACCCCTGTCCCAAGCCCCTGAACTGCGTTGCTTTCCACCCAGAAGGACAGGTGATAGCCGTTGGCAGCTGGGATGGTAGTTTCAGCTTTTTCCATGTGGATGGGCTCAGAGTCATCAAG GAACTGGGGGCCCCTGGAGCCTCTGTCCGTACCTTGGCCTTTGGTGTGCCCGGGCGGGTTGTGGCTGTGGGCCGGCTGGACGGGATGGTAGAGCTGTGGGCCTGGCAGGAGGGGGCACGGCTGGCTGCCTTCCCTGCCCACCAAGGATTTGTTGCTGCCGCCCTTTTCCTGCGAGCTGGGTGCCAGTTACTGACGGCTGGAGAGGACGGCAAG GTTCAGGTGTGGTCCGGGTCTCTGGGTCGGCCCCGTGGGTGCCTTGGTTCCCCACacctctctcctgccctctccgTGGCTCTCAGCCCAGATGGTGATCAGGTGGCTGTTGGGTACCGAGCAGATGGCATTCGGATCTACAGAATTTCTTCAG cttcccagggggctcagggtCAAGCGCTTGATGTGGCAGTGTCTGCCCTGACCTGGCTCAGCCCTAAGCTGTTGGTGAGTGGTGCCGAAGATGAGGCCCTGCAGGGCTGGCTGCTCCAGGGGGGCTCCCTTCAGTCCCTCTGGCTCTTGTCCAGACACCGGAAGCCTGTGCTGGGACTGGCCACCTCCCAGGAACTCTTGGCCGTTGCCTCAG aggacttcACAGTGCGATTGTGGCCAAGGCAGTTGCTGATGCTGCCGCAGAAGACAGAAGACTTTCCTCACGGCACTGAGCTCCGGGGGCACGAGGGCCCTGTAAGCTGCTGCAGCTTCAGCTCTGAGGGATGCAGGCTGGCCACCGGGGGCAGGGATCGG AGTCTGCTCTGCTGGGATGTGAGAACACCTAAAGCCCCTGTTCTGATTTGCTCCTTCTCTGCCTGTCACCGAGACTGGGTCACTGGCTGTGCCTGGACCAAAGACAGCCTCCTG CTCTCTTGCTCCAGCGATGGTTCCGTGGCCCTGTGGGACCCAGAGTCGAGACAGCAGCTTGGTCACTTCCTGGGTCATCAGCATGCTGTGAGCGCCGTGGTGGCCGTG gaggagcacGTGGTATCTGTGGGCCGAGATGGGACCTTGAAAGTGTGGGACCATCAGGGCGTGGAGATGACCAGCATCCCCGCTCACTCAGCACCCATCAGCCACTGTGTGGCTGCTCTGGAGCCCCGTGCAG CAGGTCAGCCGGGGTCGGAGCTTCTGGTGGTCACTGTTGGATTGGATGGGGCCACACGGTTGTGGCATCCACTCTTG GTGTTTCAAACACACACTCTGCTGGGTCACAGTGGCCCAGTCAGTGCAGCTGCTGTTTCAGAGACCTCAGGCCTCCTGCTGACCACCTCAGAGGATGGCTCCCTACGGCTCTGGCAGGTGCCCGAAGAGGCAG ATGACACATACAGACCCAGGAGTCCTGCAGCcatcactgctgtggcctgggcccCAGACGGTTCTGCAGCAGTGTCTGGGAATCAAGCTGGGGAACTGACCTTGTGGCAGGAAGCTAAGGCTGTGGTCACAGTACAG GCACCGGGCTGCATCAGTGCTCTGCTCTGGTACTCAGTAAACACCTTGATTGTTGTCAGTGCTAATGAAAAAGTCAGCGAGTGGCACGTGGAACTGCAGAAGAGTTCAACACCCAGAAATGTCAG